Sequence from the Panicum virgatum strain AP13 chromosome 5N, P.virgatum_v5, whole genome shotgun sequence genome:
TGTTTCATGGTTAACAGGCTCCTCTTTCTTATCTACCATGGAGTTTGTGCCTTGTTTGTGATCACTGGAATTTGTCTCTTCTTCATCGTCATCATCGACATCCCAACTGAGCTCTTCATCCTCCTCCTTCGACATCGCCCTGCTCACGAGTTTAGTGCGGACATCCTCAGCCTGCCTGAGCTTATCGACTGCAAAGAAATACCGGGACCAGAATGTCTCATAATCCACAACTGACGGCACAAGCCTCTCCACAAAGCTCTCTAATCCAGGGCTTTCTCGGAGCACTCCCTCTATCTGCTCCCTCATCTCGTCAATTGAGAACGAGTTATTCCATCTGGCAAAGCCCTCCGAGTCCTCAGGCTCCTCGGTGAACGTGGCGGGATCAGCCCGCAGTGCCAAGACCTGAGCCTCGAACCTGGTATACTTCTTGGATGGCAGGGAGGCACGCCAGGAAGCCCCAGAAGCAGAGGCGTCAGAGGGACGGGGAGCACCGTCACCATCCTCGCCGTCAGCTTCGGCGGACCGGAGGGCCTCGTTGGCATGCgagaggaggccggcggcggcggcaccgaggTCGTCGACGGCCTGGCCGACGGACTCGAGCCtgtcggaggcggcggaggcgccggcctCCAGCGCGCCGGGAAGTGCTGAGGcggcacgcgcggcggcggcccggagcgCGGCTGTCTCGAGGCGGAGCCCCGAGCCGAGGTCCTGGAGGTCGCGGCGGTAGCCTCCGAGCACCGTCTCCGACCGCGACGCGAACGTCTTCACCATGCCCTCGAAGCTCCACCCACCATCTGGACCCTCCTCCccatccgccgccggcgcttcAGCATCAGCTCCCCGCTCTCCCTCTTCATCCTCCGTCCCGGCAGTAGCCCCCGGCTCGTTCCTCTGCGCTTCAATCTCCTCCGCGAGCGTCTTGAT
This genomic interval carries:
- the LOC120672707 gene encoding BSD domain-containing protein C22A12.14c-like is translated as MVRRKLLVVGWSPDATAAPAASSSPRSKSERRSARAPMNFFSSVFSAPAEEEGEGQREGEEQEEGEREPAAEQSGGGWIFGGLIETLKEEIEEQRRVNESAAAEDEEEKEEAQRGAEGEAGSGGGWIFGGLIKTLAEEIEAQRKEQEAIAATAAEGERERGAEDDAAVTSEEGEGSGGGWSFGGLIKTLAEEIEAQRNEPGATAGTEDEEGERGADAEAPAADGEEGPDGGWSFEGMVKTFASRSETVLGGYRRDLQDLGSGLRLETAALRAAAARAASALPGALEAGASAASDRLESVGQAVDDLGAAAAGLLSHANEALRSAEADGEDGDGAPRPSDASASGASWRASLPSKKYTRFEAQVLALRADPATFTEEPEDSEGFARWNNSFSIDEMREQIEGVLRESPGLESFVERLVPSVVDYETFWSRYFFAVDKLRQAEDVRTKLVSRAMSKEEDEELSWDVDDDDEEETNSSDHKQGTNSMVDKKEEPVNHETEGSGKQEAAVENDSTKDKEAAAMDGIGESSVETLTSKLSDGVGQEEKTDAGDSSKESDFSVVSRPSVQEEDLSWEEIEDVDQDEKRGSSAQSSSANKVEDLRKRLTSMEDEEDLSWDVDE